In Microtus ochrogaster isolate Prairie Vole_2 chromosome 4, MicOch1.0, whole genome shotgun sequence, one genomic interval encodes:
- the LOC101981876 gene encoding 60S ribosomal protein L36a-like, producing MVNIPETCRTFCKKYGKHQPHKVTQYKKGKDSLYAQGKQRYDRKQSGYGGQTMPIFRKKAKTTKKIVLRLECVEPNYRSKRMLAIKRCKHFELGGDKKRKGEVIQF from the coding sequence ATGGTGAACATTCCTGAGACCTGCCGTACATTCTGTAAGAAATATGGTAAGCACCAACCCCACAAAGTGACCCAGTACAAGAAGGGCAAAGATTCTTTATATGCCCAGGGAAAGCAGCGTTATGACAGGAAACAGAGTGGCTATGGTGGGCAGACTATGCCTATTTTCCGTAAAAAGGCgaaaactacaaagaagattGTGCTGAGACTGGAATGTGTGGAGCCCAACTACAGATCTAAGAGGATGCTGGCTATTAAGAGATGCAAGCATTTTGAACTGGGTggtgataagaagagaaagggcgAAGTGATCCAGTTCTAA